From Podospora bellae-mahoneyi strain CBS 112042 chromosome 5, whole genome shotgun sequence:
TTGAGCGTAGCGGTGAGCTTGTACAGGGGCGACTCCTTGTCATAGCCGGACTGCCAGAGAGGCTCACGGTTGTGAGGAGTCTCGAAGCCGTTAAAGTGCTGCTCCTGGCCCTGGTACACGGTGGGAACGCCGTCGTTGAGGATAACGTAGGTCATGGCGTTCTTGGCAATGGCCATGTCGCTGTTCTTATTGGCGAAACGGGGCATGTCGTGGTTCTCGACAAAGGTGCCCAGGGCAAAGGTGTCATTGCAGTTGTTGATGGCCTGCTTCTTGATCTGGGCGAGCTTCTCGAAAGAGCCACCGTTGAAGCCGTCGACGAGCTTGTAGTAGTCGAGATAGTTGGGCATGCCGGGCAGGAGGTCCAGAGTCTGGTAGCGGCAGAAGTCCTCGGTCTCGCCCGTCAAAACCTCGCCCCAGGCAAACACACCGGAAGACTTGACAAAGCCGGGCAAGAACTCGTCGTTGACGTGCTTGGCGGCATCGATGCGGAGACCGTCAATGGAATAGTTGCTGACAAGACCCTTGATCCAGCTGTTCATCTCCTTGATCACGAATTCGTTGCGGGTGTCGAGATCGGCAAGGGCAACGCCATAGGGATAGAGCCAGCAGTCTTGGTATTCGGTGGCGTTCAACCAGCCCTTCTCGGTGACGTTGCAGTAGGGATGGAAGTACTTCTCGTCGTTGAAGGGGTTGAACTTGGAGTAATCGATCTTGGGGGGGGGCTTGTTGTCGAACTTTTGCGCCATGTGGTTGACGACAACATCGGCCATGAGGTAGATGTCGCgcttcttgagctcggccACCAGATCCTTGAAGTCCTTCTCGGTGCCAAACTTGTCGTTGAGGGCATACAGATCCGTGGTCCAGTAGCCGTGGTAGGGGTCACCGACGGCCGT
This genomic window contains:
- a CDS encoding hypothetical protein (CAZy:GH13; COG:G; EggNog:ENOG503NV3E) → MHSVQPLLGLSWLTPVHPNQLFTARSYKYRRFPILGYSQLLLDSKTPTMRASLLSLAGVASLAFSGLGLAADAEEWKTRSVYQVMIDRYARTDGSIDHECEAHEFCGGTWRGLINKLDYIQDMGFTAIQISPINKNMEEHTAVGDPYHGYWTTDLYALNDKFGTEKDFKDLVAELKKRDIYLMADVVVNHMAQKFDNKPPPKIDYSKFNPFNDEKYFHPYCNVTEKGWLNATEYQDCWLYPYGVALADLDTRNEFVIKEMNSWIKGLVSNYSIDGLRIDAAKHVNDEFLPGFVKSSGVFAWGEVLTGETEDFCRYQTLDLLPGMPNYLDYYKLVDGFNGGSFEKLAQIKKQAINNCNDTFALGTFVENHDMPRFANKNSDMAIAKNAMTYVILNDGVPTVYQGQEQHFNGFETPHNREPLWQSGYDKESPLYKLTATLNKVRNHIIKLDKDYVNTASEILKANSNYFCTKKGSYGSQIVFCITNNSSKGGKHPLIVGGFQADQKVVEVLTCQSNQAGMSGTIEMKMNNGVPKVYVPADALKDSGICEQTTAEEFRDDTSGAGVTGAATGLLAAAVAGWAFMFLA